A part of Bacteroidia bacterium genomic DNA contains:
- a CDS encoding c-type cytochrome, translated as MTAPAHSFHIHLLLPVVIIFTCLACNPSVPSQYPQLLDSRLRLELIASAPQVKTPIGLAIDSKDNIYFLESHTHSTPQDYKGPKFDRIKKGIDPNGDGIPESWVIFADSLNDGMNLAFSPEDVLFLVEKNKVLSFRDTNGDGRSDETLTLLRMDKPDDVYDHAGLLGITYSPDGWLYISRGNTGSQAWEIQGTDGTSIKGYGDGGNVFRCRPDGSQLEEIATGFWNPFDLKFTSDGRLLLTDNDPDSRGPNRLIEIVPGGDYGYQSLYGGSGIHPFLSWNGELPGTLPYAAGLGEAPTGMLNADFTNFPEDYTGNVLAAIWEEKRIVKIPMELRQSSVAGTVQVLIQGDSSFHPVAMASNSKGDIYITDWQIRHYPVHGEGRLWRLSGQKHKPMKNKEQVYENLKKTETPRFSHGQNLHSPADYKNVFLSDDVFLQTIARHQLAVSGNETVMMEMIEDEDADIRLQALLTLLKSPVLISRTRLLRLLEDENEDVRQMALIYTAKHSRMDMYNEVNAILYKGKITPALFETWLATIRHLQPAFTVPYLAQSEHYAKQIPRTLPPGFMLSIVKDNRVNAEIRATAILLLEKPESHVPDLLDVFAQANGTLKTALLQVFQKIPEEKVAQVLLKTACDQSAETADRAQAIVSLSWQPADFCEPLSAVLQEKNNQLTDVVVRYLCRCSDREKELIKLIADSGSSEIYQLCTGKINPENRPKSDADRAAFASQPGNPQKGKWIFFSQKAQCQNCHKVAGWGGDFGPDLSHVGSSKTVKQLITAVLNPSAEISPEWQGWFVTTAEGQTFYGRQIDVGLNNAELLNVNGEFVNYKNPKKYGMASASLMPEGLENMLTEEEFRDLITWLSSLK; from the coding sequence ATGACTGCTCCTGCACATTCGTTTCATATTCATCTCCTGTTACCGGTCGTTATTATCTTTACTTGTTTAGCCTGTAACCCTTCTGTCCCATCACAATATCCACAATTATTAGATTCCCGCCTCCGGCTCGAACTCATTGCATCTGCTCCGCAAGTGAAAACTCCCATTGGTCTGGCCATTGACAGTAAAGACAATATTTATTTTCTCGAATCTCATACTCATTCTACACCTCAGGACTATAAAGGGCCAAAGTTTGACCGGATAAAAAAAGGAATAGACCCAAACGGAGATGGAATCCCCGAGTCGTGGGTAATTTTTGCCGACAGCTTAAACGATGGGATGAATCTTGCATTCTCTCCGGAAGATGTGTTATTTCTTGTGGAAAAAAATAAAGTACTTTCCTTCCGCGATACGAATGGCGACGGGCGAAGTGATGAGACTCTTACTCTGCTGCGAATGGATAAACCCGACGATGTGTACGATCATGCCGGATTGCTTGGGATAACCTATTCACCTGATGGATGGCTATATATATCCCGTGGCAATACCGGCAGCCAGGCCTGGGAGATACAGGGAACAGACGGGACGTCGATTAAAGGATATGGAGATGGGGGTAATGTTTTTCGCTGCAGGCCTGACGGAAGTCAGCTGGAAGAAATCGCAACCGGCTTCTGGAATCCATTTGATTTGAAGTTTACTTCCGATGGACGACTGCTTCTGACTGATAATGACCCTGACAGCCGTGGTCCAAACCGCCTGATAGAAATCGTTCCAGGAGGAGATTACGGTTATCAGTCGTTGTATGGAGGTAGCGGCATTCATCCGTTTTTATCGTGGAATGGAGAACTGCCCGGAACCCTTCCCTACGCAGCAGGTCTGGGGGAAGCACCTACAGGAATGTTGAACGCAGATTTTACCAATTTCCCTGAAGACTACACCGGCAATGTACTGGCTGCAATCTGGGAGGAAAAGCGTATCGTGAAAATTCCAATGGAATTGCGCCAAAGTTCTGTGGCCGGAACTGTACAAGTGCTCATACAAGGCGACAGCTCCTTCCACCCTGTAGCAATGGCCTCCAACAGTAAAGGAGACATCTATATCACCGACTGGCAGATCAGGCATTACCCGGTGCATGGGGAGGGGAGATTGTGGCGTCTTTCGGGTCAGAAACACAAACCCATGAAAAACAAGGAACAGGTTTATGAGAATTTGAAGAAAACGGAAACACCACGATTTAGCCATGGGCAAAATCTGCATTCACCAGCGGATTATAAAAATGTATTTCTTTCCGATGATGTTTTTCTTCAGACCATTGCCCGCCATCAGCTAGCCGTTTCAGGGAATGAAACTGTTATGATGGAAATGATTGAGGATGAAGATGCCGATATTCGTCTTCAGGCGTTACTTACATTACTAAAATCACCTGTTCTAATCTCCCGGACCAGGTTATTAAGATTGCTGGAAGACGAAAATGAGGATGTTCGGCAAATGGCGCTGATCTATACGGCAAAACATTCCCGGATGGACATGTACAATGAAGTCAATGCTATTTTATACAAAGGGAAAATTACCCCGGCACTCTTTGAAACCTGGTTGGCAACGATTCGGCATTTACAACCTGCATTTACGGTTCCCTATCTTGCTCAGTCTGAGCATTACGCCAAACAGATTCCACGTACACTTCCCCCCGGATTTATGCTTTCCATCGTAAAGGATAACCGTGTGAATGCCGAAATCCGGGCAACAGCCATTTTATTACTGGAAAAACCCGAATCCCATGTACCTGATTTACTGGACGTTTTCGCCCAGGCAAATGGTACTTTAAAAACAGCCCTTTTGCAGGTGTTTCAGAAAATTCCAGAGGAAAAAGTTGCACAGGTGTTGTTGAAAACAGCTTGTGATCAGTCGGCGGAAACCGCAGACAGAGCCCAGGCTATCGTATCATTGAGCTGGCAGCCGGCGGATTTTTGTGAGCCGCTTTCAGCTGTTTTGCAGGAAAAGAACAACCAGTTAACCGACGTAGTGGTGCGTTATCTCTGTCGTTGCAGTGATAGGGAAAAAGAACTAATCAAGTTGATTGCTGACTCGGGATCATCGGAAATCTACCAACTTTGTACAGGGAAAATAAACCCCGAAAACCGACCGAAATCCGATGCTGACCGGGCCGCATTTGCCAGCCAGCCAGGAAATCCACAAAAAGGGAAATGGATATTTTTTTCTCAAAAAGCACAATGTCAGAATTGTCACAAAGTAGCAGGCTGGGGTGGAGACTTTGGCCCTGATCTTTCCCATGTAGGTAGTAGTAAAACGGTAAAACAACTGATTACAGCGGTACTTAATCCTTCAGCAGAGATTTCTCCCGAATGGCAGGGATGGTTTGTAACAACTGCCGAAGGACAGACTTTCTACGGGAGGCAGATAGACGTAGGATTAAATAATGCCGAACTGTTGAACGTCAATGGCGAATTTGTCAACTACAAAAACCCTAAAAAATACGGAATGGCTTCTGCTTCCCTTATGCCGGAGGGATTAGAAAATATGTTGACAGAAGAAGAATTTCGCGACCTGATCACCTGGTTATCTTCCCTTAAATAA
- the dprA gene encoding DNA-processing protein DprA, giving the protein MKERNLYLLALALTKGLGPVSVKNLIAYCGSAQAVFDAPKGKLLKTPNIGEKAVNLVRESRNLQRAETELAFCEKEGVEVMSYLDDNYPHALKYIHDAPLILFKKGAVNLNAQPNIAIVGTRRATEYGKAKTEEFATFFAQKGMNIVSGLAYGVDIVAHRTVLRTGGITTGVLGHGLDKIYPVGHGAKAREMLERGGLLTEYLTGTDPDAPHFPARNRIVSGICKAIIVIEAAEKGGALITAQNAFDQNREVYALPGRVGDRFSEGCNKLIRDQVAKLVSRPEEVLADLDIQWQQHEDQSGQLELALSPPEIPLTADEVKVINFLAKGDALVDQITVHTGIPMNRLNALLLSMEFKDLLRQMPGKKFSRK; this is encoded by the coding sequence GTGAAAGAGCGCAACCTCTATCTGCTGGCACTTGCCCTAACCAAAGGGCTTGGGCCGGTTTCTGTCAAAAACCTCATAGCTTACTGCGGTTCTGCGCAGGCCGTGTTTGACGCCCCCAAAGGTAAACTCCTGAAAACACCCAATATTGGCGAAAAGGCTGTAAATCTGGTACGAGAGTCGCGAAACCTTCAGCGGGCAGAAACGGAACTTGCGTTTTGTGAGAAGGAAGGCGTAGAGGTTATGAGCTATCTCGATGATAACTATCCCCACGCCCTCAAATATATTCACGATGCCCCTTTAATTCTATTTAAAAAAGGTGCAGTAAACCTCAACGCTCAGCCCAATATTGCCATTGTAGGCACGCGTAGAGCTACAGAATATGGCAAAGCAAAAACCGAAGAATTTGCCACCTTTTTTGCCCAAAAAGGGATGAACATCGTAAGCGGACTGGCTTATGGAGTTGATATTGTCGCACACCGTACGGTGTTGCGTACAGGGGGAATTACCACTGGCGTATTGGGACATGGGCTTGACAAAATCTATCCGGTAGGTCATGGTGCCAAAGCACGGGAGATGCTCGAACGCGGAGGGTTGCTGACCGAATATCTCACAGGAACTGATCCCGATGCGCCTCACTTTCCGGCGAGAAACCGCATCGTATCGGGGATTTGCAAAGCAATTATCGTCATTGAAGCGGCGGAAAAAGGCGGCGCACTTATCACAGCACAGAATGCATTTGACCAAAACCGCGAGGTGTATGCCCTCCCCGGCAGAGTGGGGGACCGGTTTTCAGAAGGCTGCAACAAACTGATCCGGGATCAGGTCGCCAAACTTGTTTCGAGGCCGGAAGAAGTATTGGCCGATCTGGATATCCAATGGCAACAACACGAAGATCAGTCGGGACAACTGGAGCTGGCGCTCTCCCCGCCTGAAATTCCGCTCACTGCCGATGAAGTCAAAGTGATTAATTTTCTCGCAAAAGGAGACGCGCTGGTAGATCAGATTACCGTGCATACCGGTATCCCGATGAACCGCCTCAATGCACTTTTGCTATCAATGGAGTTTAAGGATTTACTCAGACAGATGCCCGGTAAAAAATTTTCAAGAAAATAG
- a CDS encoding ATP-binding protein codes for MNQTLKICILCVCGVVFSPLLQAQPENIDSLKTLYESANYDSLQGHLAHRIAVSSQNQGLREQQEEWAKISYHHFVNGEMPVPQAHSLYTIAASFFYRGIYDSMKPYMEEMEMIGKDLKDPKVLGKAYVGLSLMESSLGRLSPAVDYAFQALDQFQTVNDSFGLSSILTNIGVLYWKLGNIEKSVEYFKTGIPIDSALGYKWGMASKTANIGTLLTESEKWEESLPYLRKGKNLYLAYGDSSALPHLFVNLANSFRKLQTYDSTFYYLSAARKISEQRNLIGDIDRIYSIYGNAYLDQGNVARADSCFRASLAFALEQKDIMIERNCYFHLSTTEKQLGRYKEALDFLEKYNVLRDSMLNKDHFQQIEELNIQYETAQKEAEIARQQLELERSQSRERTLWFAAIGIAILALAGFVIYRNRQQTRKRQSELTLRLKEAEAENLREMDQLKSRFFANISHEFRTPLTLILGPLQQFITGTVQGEPGTLYTMMKRNAERLLQLINQLLDLSKLEAGKLQLNLSRSDIYTFLRVQAGNFESLAESKNIRFHITIPPHQLVTAFDKDKLEKTITNLLSNAFKFTPEEKDVWFAVEKVGDKLEITIRDNGIGIPEDHLEFIFDRFYRVEANEYEGTGIGLALTKELIELHKGEISVSSEPGKGSVFVIQLPLHDDILTEETEIILPTSSFSAPSEEEKPIQKGKKELPLILIVEDNKDVRTYLAGLLQTSYRIAEAGNGQQGLETALSEIPDLIISDVMMPEMDGMAFTHAIKTDIHTSHIPVVLLTAKAGRESKLEGLGTGADDYLAKPFDEEELRIRIKNLLDQRERIRAQFGKDIIRLSPADIMVDSADKQFLDRVIKVIETYMNNEEFSIEELGSEVGMSRSQLHRKIKALTDQSPSVFLRTIRLKRARQLLEEKAGTAAEISYLVGFGSPAYFSKCFKDQFGVTPGEIS; via the coding sequence ATGAACCAAACCCTGAAAATTTGCATCTTGTGTGTCTGCGGAGTTGTTTTTTCTCCGTTGCTTCAGGCTCAACCTGAAAATATTGATAGCCTTAAGACATTATATGAATCAGCCAATTATGATTCTCTTCAAGGGCATCTGGCTCACAGAATTGCAGTTTCTTCCCAAAATCAAGGTCTTAGAGAACAACAGGAAGAATGGGCGAAAATTTCCTATCACCATTTCGTAAATGGTGAAATGCCTGTCCCTCAGGCACATAGCCTTTACACCATTGCAGCCAGCTTTTTCTATAGGGGTATTTATGATAGCATGAAGCCCTATATGGAGGAGATGGAAATGATCGGGAAAGATTTGAAAGATCCCAAGGTTCTGGGCAAGGCTTATGTTGGTCTGAGCCTGATGGAAAGCAGCCTCGGAAGGCTTTCCCCTGCTGTTGATTATGCATTTCAGGCATTGGATCAGTTTCAAACGGTGAATGATTCTTTTGGGCTTTCCTCCATTCTTACCAATATTGGTGTTTTGTACTGGAAATTGGGGAATATTGAAAAAAGTGTGGAGTATTTTAAAACAGGCATACCCATTGATTCTGCCCTTGGATATAAGTGGGGAATGGCTTCCAAAACAGCGAATATCGGGACATTGCTTACTGAAAGTGAAAAGTGGGAAGAATCGTTGCCTTATTTGCGTAAAGGCAAAAATCTATATCTCGCCTACGGCGACTCCAGCGCACTTCCCCACCTGTTTGTCAATCTTGCCAATAGTTTCCGGAAACTCCAGACCTATGATTCCACATTTTATTACCTGAGTGCCGCCCGTAAGATTTCGGAACAACGAAATCTTATAGGCGATATTGACCGAATTTACTCTATTTATGGAAACGCTTACCTTGACCAGGGCAATGTAGCCCGGGCAGATTCCTGTTTCCGGGCAAGCCTGGCGTTTGCACTTGAGCAAAAAGATATCATGATTGAGCGAAATTGCTATTTTCATTTGAGTACTACGGAAAAGCAATTGGGCCGATATAAGGAAGCTCTTGACTTCCTGGAAAAATATAATGTGCTCAGAGACAGCATGCTGAATAAAGATCACTTTCAACAGATCGAAGAACTCAATATTCAATATGAAACTGCCCAAAAAGAAGCGGAAATTGCCCGGCAGCAACTAGAACTGGAACGCAGTCAGTCCCGGGAACGTACCCTTTGGTTTGCTGCAATCGGAATCGCTATTCTGGCTTTAGCAGGGTTTGTCATTTACCGAAACCGTCAACAGACCCGCAAGCGCCAGTCAGAATTAACCCTGCGGCTAAAGGAAGCGGAAGCCGAAAACCTTCGGGAGATGGATCAGCTGAAGTCGCGTTTTTTTGCCAATATTTCGCATGAATTCCGAACACCGCTTACGCTCATTCTCGGCCCACTTCAGCAGTTTATCACCGGAACCGTGCAAGGAGAGCCGGGAACCTTATACACAATGATGAAGCGCAATGCGGAAAGGCTGCTTCAACTGATCAATCAGTTACTGGATCTTTCCAAACTGGAAGCGGGAAAATTGCAACTCAATCTCAGCCGCTCTGATATTTATACGTTCTTGCGGGTGCAGGCAGGAAATTTCGAGTCTCTGGCTGAATCAAAAAATATCCGGTTTCATATTACTATTCCTCCTCATCAACTGGTTACGGCGTTTGATAAAGATAAACTGGAAAAAACTATTACCAACCTCCTGTCCAATGCATTTAAATTTACACCGGAAGAAAAAGACGTATGGTTTGCTGTCGAAAAAGTTGGTGATAAATTGGAAATTACTATTCGGGACAATGGAATCGGAATCCCTGAAGACCATCTGGAATTTATTTTTGACAGATTTTACAGAGTGGAAGCAAATGAGTATGAAGGAACCGGAATCGGACTAGCCCTCACTAAAGAGTTGATCGAACTTCACAAGGGGGAAATCAGCGTGAGCAGCGAACCTGGTAAAGGAAGCGTATTTGTAATCCAACTTCCCCTACATGATGATATCCTTACTGAAGAAACCGAAATAATACTGCCTACATCCTCATTTTCTGCACCATCCGAAGAAGAAAAACCCATACAGAAGGGAAAAAAAGAACTTCCGCTAATTCTTATTGTTGAAGATAATAAGGACGTAAGGACCTACCTCGCAGGCCTGTTGCAAACTTCTTATCGGATAGCTGAAGCAGGAAATGGCCAACAGGGATTGGAGACCGCACTGTCAGAAATTCCCGACCTGATTATCAGTGATGTGATGATGCCGGAAATGGATGGAATGGCCTTTACCCATGCAATTAAAACCGATATCCATACCAGCCATATTCCGGTGGTGCTGCTAACTGCCAAAGCCGGACGAGAGAGTAAGTTGGAAGGACTTGGAACAGGGGCAGATGACTATTTAGCCAAACCTTTTGATGAAGAAGAACTGCGTATCAGGATCAAAAATCTTCTCGATCAACGGGAGCGAATCCGGGCCCAGTTTGGCAAAGACATTATCAGACTGAGCCCTGCTGATATTATGGTGGATTCGGCAGATAAGCAGTTTCTCGACCGGGTGATAAAGGTGATCGAAACCTATATGAATAATGAGGAATTTTCCATTGAAGAACTGGGAAGTGAAGTGGGAATGAGCCGCAGTCAGTTGCACAGGAAAATCAAAGCGCTGACAGATCAGTCTCCCTCTGTATTTCTCCGCACCATAAGACTCAAAAGAGCCCGGCAGCTACTGGAAGAAAAAGCCGGAACCGCTGCAGAAATTTCCTATCTGGTCGGATTTGGCAGCCCCGCGTATTTTTCCAAATGTTTTAAGGACCAGTTTGGGGTTACACCAGGCGAAATTTCTTAG
- a CDS encoding Ppx/GppA phosphatase family protein has product MQTEKIAIIDLGTNTFHLLIAEVDERDNFVVRGRFKEAVKLGEGGINAAVIVPDAFERGIEALRTFRKLMDGAGVVKVFAFATSAIRSASNGKDFIDAAKYSCDIDVRPINGNMEASYIHDGVVNSVHLPSGQNVLLVDIGGGSVEFSVSHARQPLLLRSLKIGAARLLETINPSDPITRDELNKLYEILDQELSSLLAELREFDLNTMVGSSGTFESLATLIAFERGDRLSAENLNGYLFDKGHFDSIFAKIIASTREERLAMEGMDPLRVDMITLGAATVDYLLKKLPVTEIMVSSNALKEGILFQYIREKKQRIEKFIGAVDTSLRAKTVQNLGVKYHYDQQHSIKVSEIATEIFDQLYELHRLGSAERELLQYGAVLHDIGHFIHPSGHHKHGQYIIMNSNLAGFSTNELVLLANLVRYHRKSIPGREHYHFSILPDYEKRVVLVLAGIIRIADNLDRGHRGLVLQINTVVQPDKIILTIHAEDDVSIEIGHADSMKELLESALERSIEILQE; this is encoded by the coding sequence ATGCAAACCGAAAAAATAGCCATCATCGACCTTGGCACCAACACCTTCCATCTTCTGATCGCAGAAGTGGATGAAAGAGACAATTTTGTAGTGAGAGGACGATTCAAAGAGGCGGTAAAACTGGGCGAAGGAGGAATCAATGCTGCGGTGATTGTCCCCGATGCTTTTGAGCGGGGAATCGAAGCGCTTCGCACGTTTCGCAAGCTGATGGATGGCGCAGGAGTGGTGAAAGTTTTTGCTTTCGCGACCAGTGCGATTCGCAGTGCTTCCAATGGAAAAGACTTTATCGATGCCGCTAAATATTCATGCGACATTGATGTAAGACCGATCAACGGAAATATGGAGGCTTCCTATATCCACGACGGCGTCGTCAACAGTGTTCATCTTCCTTCAGGGCAGAACGTATTGCTCGTTGATATTGGTGGAGGCAGTGTAGAATTTTCGGTCTCCCATGCGCGGCAACCCTTACTTTTGAGAAGCCTGAAAATAGGCGCAGCCCGGCTGTTGGAAACCATTAACCCTTCAGATCCCATTACCCGGGACGAACTCAACAAGCTGTATGAGATACTGGATCAGGAGCTCAGCAGTCTTCTCGCTGAGCTTCGCGAATTTGATCTGAACACAATGGTAGGCTCCTCCGGAACTTTCGAATCACTCGCAACCCTCATAGCGTTTGAAAGAGGCGATCGTCTCTCTGCCGAAAATCTCAATGGCTACCTGTTTGACAAAGGCCATTTTGACTCCATCTTTGCCAAAATCATTGCTTCCACACGTGAAGAAAGGCTGGCTATGGAGGGCATGGATCCGCTAAGGGTGGACATGATCACGCTGGGTGCAGCGACAGTGGATTATTTACTTAAAAAATTGCCGGTAACAGAGATTATGGTTTCTTCGAATGCACTTAAGGAAGGAATTCTGTTTCAATACATCCGGGAGAAAAAACAACGGATAGAAAAATTTATCGGTGCAGTAGATACCAGCCTTCGCGCAAAAACAGTCCAAAATCTCGGGGTAAAATATCACTACGATCAGCAGCACAGCATTAAGGTGAGTGAAATCGCTACCGAAATTTTTGACCAGTTGTATGAACTCCACCGGCTGGGTAGCGCAGAACGTGAACTACTTCAGTATGGGGCAGTATTGCATGATATTGGCCATTTTATTCATCCCAGCGGCCATCATAAACACGGGCAGTATATTATTATGAACAGCAACCTCGCCGGGTTTTCAACCAATGAGCTGGTACTTCTGGCAAATCTGGTTCGATATCACCGCAAAAGTATTCCGGGAAGAGAACATTACCACTTCAGTATTCTTCCTGATTATGAAAAACGTGTGGTGCTGGTCCTTGCAGGAATCATCCGAATAGCCGACAACCTGGATCGTGGGCACAGAGGATTGGTTTTACAAATAAATACAGTGGTTCAGCCCGACAAAATCATCCTGACCATTCATGCTGAAGATGATGTAAGCATTGAAATTGGGCATGCAGATTCGATGAAAGAATTATTGGAATCTGCCCTGGAACGCAGTATTGAGATTCTACAGGAATAA
- a CDS encoding MMPL family transporter has protein sequence MNILLRYRKLLLILILLLTLVLGAGLSRLKINFSFESFYPKADPEFLYYSDFQELFSEEQNYAVYIALKSPEKDIFDSAFLAFSDSIFRKMASLPNVDSAISATSFEQIRRAGLGVRRRPYLDFSSKEAVSQSRQRMERDSSLVGNLVTRDLRYVCTYIFIDPTLFDTGARDVLVDEIDKILEASGTEYIISGIPYIRTGYVKKLQSELAIFVSLATLLIFSVLFFTYRHIWGILVPFIAINVSLVWILGLMGWLGKSINLISEMLIPIMFVVGMSDIIHLATRYLFEIKLGKTREEALRATMKEIGLAVFLTSLTTAIGFASLLVSNVPPIREFGLFAAIGVMFTWFISVVIMPNALMWLKPEVFVKTGSFENHPMWKRILLWVNQLTSRRSPQVMAGTAILLGVCIFLIFRIPLTTFLIEDIGEKDPIRKSMLFFEEELYGLRPFEIGIHVKGNHKITDREVLVEMEKMQDFLASKSYFSPFFSPATIVQQANYFYHNSSARYNRVPDTQEETDDLLAFTFINGGGQLFDRVVSADTLSARISARGPDLGSDVFYALYSDLDSFVNTTCDTTIFSYRLTGHAYLTEHNLEHLRTSLMGGLGIAFVVIGVIMGLLFRSWKMLIISMIPNIVPLILTGGVMGLFGIHLTTSTALVFVIAFGIAVDDTIHFLTRYKLEISLGRPVDVAVRNTILGTGKAMILTSIVLLGGFMILLTSNFGGTFNTGLFTGLTILFALLADVVLLPILLRRFWGKEQ, from the coding sequence ATGAATATTTTACTGCGTTACCGAAAACTGCTTCTTATACTGATTTTATTGCTGACGCTGGTGCTTGGTGCCGGGTTGAGCCGGTTGAAAATTAATTTCAGTTTTGAAAGTTTTTATCCCAAAGCCGATCCTGAATTTCTGTATTATTCTGACTTTCAGGAACTGTTTTCGGAGGAGCAAAACTACGCCGTGTATATAGCCCTCAAATCGCCTGAAAAGGACATATTCGACAGCGCTTTCCTTGCTTTTTCCGATAGTATTTTCAGAAAAATGGCGTCACTTCCCAACGTGGATTCTGCCATTAGTGCCACTTCTTTTGAACAAATACGAAGAGCCGGGCTGGGGGTCAGAAGGCGTCCGTATCTCGATTTTTCCTCCAAAGAAGCAGTCAGCCAATCCCGCCAAAGGATGGAAAGGGATTCTTCCCTGGTTGGCAATCTGGTTACCCGCGATCTACGATATGTATGCACGTATATTTTTATTGATCCGACATTGTTTGATACCGGCGCCAGAGATGTGCTGGTAGATGAAATTGATAAGATACTGGAAGCATCCGGCACAGAATATATCATTTCGGGTATTCCTTATATCCGGACGGGTTATGTAAAAAAACTTCAGTCTGAACTTGCGATTTTTGTTTCGCTTGCTACGCTGCTCATATTCAGTGTATTATTTTTTACCTACCGGCATATATGGGGAATTCTCGTGCCCTTTATCGCCATTAATGTTTCGCTGGTGTGGATTCTCGGACTTATGGGCTGGCTGGGAAAATCGATTAACCTGATTTCGGAAATGCTGATTCCCATTATGTTTGTGGTGGGAATGTCGGATATTATCCATCTGGCGACACGGTACTTATTTGAAATAAAACTCGGAAAAACGAGAGAAGAGGCACTTCGTGCCACCATGAAGGAAATCGGGCTTGCAGTATTTCTGACAAGCCTGACGACCGCAATTGGCTTTGCCTCCCTGCTGGTGTCCAATGTACCTCCGATCCGGGAATTTGGATTATTTGCTGCGATTGGGGTGATGTTTACGTGGTTTATCTCTGTGGTAATCATGCCCAACGCCCTGATGTGGCTGAAGCCGGAAGTGTTTGTGAAAACCGGTTCGTTTGAAAATCATCCGATGTGGAAACGCATACTTTTGTGGGTAAACCAATTGACCTCGCGGCGCTCACCTCAGGTAATGGCGGGTACGGCCATTTTACTTGGCGTATGTATATTTTTGATTTTCCGTATTCCCCTTACTACTTTTTTGATTGAGGATATTGGTGAAAAAGATCCGATCCGCAAGTCTATGTTATTTTTTGAGGAAGAGCTGTATGGATTAAGGCCTTTTGAAATAGGAATTCATGTAAAGGGGAATCATAAGATTACGGACCGCGAGGTTCTGGTAGAAATGGAAAAAATGCAGGATTTTCTGGCTTCCAAAAGCTATTTCAGTCCTTTCTTTTCTCCTGCTACCATAGTACAGCAAGCCAATTATTTTTACCACAACAGCAGTGCACGTTACAACCGGGTCCCCGACACACAGGAGGAAACGGACGATCTGCTGGCGTTTACTTTTATCAACGGAGGGGGGCAACTGTTTGACCGGGTCGTAAGTGCCGATACACTTTCTGCGCGCATCAGCGCGAGGGGCCCCGACCTCGGAAGCGACGTGTTTTATGCCCTTTATTCCGATCTGGACAGTTTTGTAAACACCACCTGCGATACGACCATTTTTTCCTATCGGCTGACGGGGCATGCCTATCTGACCGAGCACAATCTGGAGCATTTACGCACCAGCCTGATGGGCGGCCTGGGGATTGCCTTTGTGGTGATCGGAGTGATTATGGGACTGTTGTTCAGGTCATGGAAAATGCTGATCATCAGCATGATACCTAATATTGTTCCGCTGATTCTTACAGGTGGTGTGATGGGGCTGTTTGGCATTCACCTGACTACCTCCACGGCGCTTGTGTTTGTGATTGCCTTTGGCATTGCGGTGGATGATACGATTCATTTCCTGACCCGGTACAAGCTGGAGATTTCCCTGGGGAGACCTGTGGATGTGGCGGTGAGGAATACCATTTTGGGCACAGGAAAGGCAATGATTCTGACCTCGATTGTGCTGTTGGGGGGATTTATGATTTTATTGACCTCCAATTTTGGCGGAACATTTAATACAGGGCTTTTTACAGGGCTGACCATACTTTTTGCGCTTCTGGCAGATGTGGTATTATTGCCGATACTGTTGCGCAGGTTTTGGGGGAAAGAGCAGTAG